The stretch of DNA TTCATCTGCAGGATTCTGATTGAGCATCCTGGCCAAGGAGATTAGACCGTCATACCGagaacaaaccaaaaaaactaCAGCCCAGAAAATGGATTTCTCTCAGATTACCAGGAGAGCTTTTATTTGGAGCCTTGCAAAGTACATTTCATGGTTGTTAGCGCTCATTCTCTTTCACTCATACACTTGCAAGcatgctttctttctctccatcctttcatttcctcatcagctgattaaaaaaaacagtttggacCATAACTTCTGCAACATCTTCACTCAGTTTACCTGGACTTCATAGTAGAGAATGGAGACACAGTCACCTCTTTGAGTCCAAgcatacaaacatacatgagagagagatggatataCATCTTATATGAGCCAAAACTatcagtttgtttatatttcttctcAGAACATGGCTTCAAGCTTCTCAGAATTAAAGTAAGAGAGGAGCACATCTTTAAACTCTTGAAAAACTAAAAGTTGCAGTTGGACTTGTAAGTATTTTCACAGTGGAAGGAAAAGCAACTTTGGACTGAATATTGCATGTTTATGGAAGCAGCCGTATATACTAATATTGCTGCAGTGGCTTTCTGGCCCGTCAAACAAACTGGACCGTCCAATTTAAAGGGTTTAAAGTCTGTCAGTTTCTGTGCAGTCAGCAGTGTGCACACTTCTGCTCCTtatcatcagactgaagagcaaaggaaatgtttgtttaatctcCTTTGATCCAATGCAACGCAGATGCTTCACAACCATGTGGGGAGTGAGACTATTGGAGCAACAGTCATTTGCAGTACTTTTACAGTACTTTTACAGCaagacagagatgaacagacTCATATGTTCTTGGAAGTTTTTGGACTGAGTCAATCATTGCAAGTACTGTTCagaaagctgctgctggaaggCTGTGGTTAttatttcctgcagcttcacCGCCTTTCCCCAGCAGAGCCAGGGACTCCAGTGAGTGCACACTATCCTTGTCTAGACGTAATCCAAGTCCAGTTGGAGCTGAGTCGAaccctcctccttcacttcccGCCTCCTGCAACTCCCCGGtggcagcggcggcagcagcggcagcacaTTCCTCTTTGAACAATCGGTCATGCTCCATCTTGAGCTCTTGGTAGGAGCGGGAGAACATGTGGAAGATGGATGTAGCAGGGAAGGCCATGATGAGGATCCCACTGAGGATGCTGCTCAGTGCTACAACCTGTCCTGGAATGGACCGTGGCACCATGTCGCCGTAGCCTACCGTCGTCATGGAGATAATGGCCCACCAGTAGGAGGCAGGGATGCTGCTGAAGTCATGGGCACCCGTGAGCTCACTCTCAGCCAAGTGGACCAGCGGGGAGAAGAGGGTGACAGCCACGCAGAGGAAAAGCAGAAGGAGGCCGAACTCCCGGGTGCTGCGTCTGACCGTCAGCCCGAGCGTCTGCAGGCCAAGAGAGTGGCGAGCCAGCCGCATCACGTAGAGAATCCTCAGCGCCCGCAGGATCCTCAACACCAGGCCCAGCTTGTCCAAGTAGCCCTTACCTCCTCCTGGCCTCTCGTGCTCCAGGGCTGGGTCTTCCTCTTTCACCACCAGGGAGACGTAGTAGGGAAGGATGGCCATGGCGTCGATGATGTTGAGTGGCCCGCGGAGGAAGTCCAGCTTGCTGCGGGCCTGAATGAACCGCAGGATGAACTCCAGGGAGAACCAGGCTACACACACCGTCTCTATGATGAACATGTTGTAGCACTTGGAGGAACATTCACCCTGAGgtagagaggaaaggagagagggatggagggagggttAGACAGGAAGCAAGACGGATGGGGAAGAGGGCatggggagatggagagaagacaAAAATCCTGAGGTCAGATAATCACCCTCGAtaatcattaataaatcatGAGCTACTGTCGCTCAGTATGCTAAAGCTACTGCAGCAGCACTGATAGATAATACAGTgacacaatcaatcaattatttcATTAGGGCAGGTTTCAAAGATTAATATGACACTCAGTGGGAGAGGTGACAGAAAGCAATCAGGCTTGTATGCCCTCTAACCACAGTACCAAGGAAGACCAATGCAATAATAAAAACCCCTATGTGACAATACAGAGGAGAATTTGGAGGATTTTGGAGCAGAAAACTACTGTCTTCAAAGCTTTTGTCCCATGGCATCACACAAAGTTCTTTATTCCACCTCCTCACACTTCCAAATCCCACTGcagaaaatttaaatataagCAGTTAATCTGCTTCTAATTATTTTTTGATGCATAAGAAAAAAGCGATCTAATTGCACTGGTTTATAAAGCAGCAACCACCACTGAACAAAGACACTGAGTACATTTCCTTAAAAAGTTGATGCAGGCTCCAGAAAAACTCAAGGTGTTGGATTCAGTTTGAAAATACAGAGCTCACCTGGAAATAAGTTTGATTCCACAAATCACAGTCTCAATAGATAATTTAATACTTCTAATGTTTGTCCTGTTCGCACAATGAAAGTTATTGTTGCattaaaagaatatttattcattttggaAGTGTTTGCCTAAGTCATTGGGTCTCTTAAGGCAAGGATGTACTTGAAACAAACTAATTTGTATAGGTTATTCCAAGTTTTATACATGAATCTGTCACCCATGACTCATTTTAGAATTTCTGCCTGATCAGTTGTTGACATATGGATGTTTTAAGGTGGCCATGATACCAGATTAATTGCCTGAattatcattttattgaatAGACTTTAGTTAAATTGTCACAGGACAAAACTTTCTATCATTgtcatgtttaaaataataaatacttgACTAAGGTTAATGAACAATCATGGTCATGATTAAAAGAACCCAGGCCTTGAGTGTCAGTATGGATGGACTGCGATCAGTGGTCTTCCCAGTCAAAgttagacatttttttaataaatgcattCACCCCAGCCACCTTCCTTCAGTGGACCTTGTAGCTTTACAATATCGCTctacctcctccttttctcctccagtaGAACAGCCATGAGAGCCACTGGAGGTCTTTGTCAGTTGAAGATAAACATATTTCATAACTGGGCATTTTCTGAAACAACTgatgctgtcatttttcttgGGAGGACAGCCACCTCAGGCTACACCCTGTTGTCCTTCTGGATTTTCTGGCTGCTGCTACTGACAAAGATGCTGAAGagtgacaaacacactcaaGGCCTTAAAATGTCCCTTCAGCAACGCAGAAACAGACAAAGTGTCCATATTTCTGTCTCCTTTGTTTCTCAGGTAGATCAAAGATGTTCTTACGTCCTTTTCTCGAGcgattgtttttttcttatgttgtgCAAGTGaaactgcaacagaaaacattaaaatgctgaatatgAGACTACATGACATTATATTTATTACGAGGTGGACattacttgtgttttctctgagcCTCTTCTTTCATTAGCGTCTCCccattttctcatcttttctcaCTGTTCACTCTTCACATTCATCTCTGTGCTAACACTCTCATCTATTTTCTTTCCCTcatccttcttttctctctctgccaccctctcctttctcctcctgcctctgtctccaCCTTCTCATCACTCattctgttttctcctccatctccctctctagactccctccctctcatcctTCATTCTGTGTTTTCCCCTCACACTGTTCTCTTTCTGCTTTAactccttcattcattcagtgttcCTCTGAGAGAAACTCAActccttttcactgtttctctatGCATGAAGCATTCTTCACAAACGTGtacctttcctctccctctcatttaTCACTCGTGTCCATTCTGCCTTGCTCACTGATTACTCATTCTACTGTGACTCTTAGCCTTTCACCTCATTCCTACAGTGACATCTATCTGCATATCTCCTTCATGCTTTTAAGTGTAAATTACAGCGACACCGGTGGTAGAGATAATATTAGAAGTCATGGTCTGTATCTGTCCCATTATAAGAGCTACAATCGTATGACTGTTGACATCatttaggccttactatactttgacgtttttttttacattttttgcagtactatactatgacgttttatgccatttttatgacttactataatatgacgttttttgactttttataccttactatagtatgacgttttatgctgtttttttgccttattatactatggcgtttttatgccttattatactatgacattttttgcagtactatactatgatgtttttatgccttacattactatgatgtttttatgccttagtatgctatgacgttttttgacattttcataccttactatactatgacgtgtttttactttttatactttactatactatgacgttttttgacatttttataccttactatactatgacgtttttatgccttattatactatgacattttttgcagtactatactatgatgtttttatgccttacattactatgatgtttttatgccttagtatactatgacgttttttgacattttcataccttactatactatgacattttttgactttttatactttactatactatgacgttttttgacatttttataccttactatactatgacgtattacaccatagtatactataacattttggaaattttatgccttactatgctatgactttttatgccatttttttgtcttactatactttgacgttttttgacattttttgcagtactattctatgacgttttatgccatttttatgaattactacactatgacgttttatgccgtaatatattaaaacatttttggcaattttatgcctttctataccatgacattttatgccttattatactatgacattttttgcagtactatactatgatgtttttatgccttacattgctatgatgtttttatgccttagtatactatgacgtttttgacattttcataccttactatactatgacattttttgactttttattctttactatactatgacgtattacaccatagtatactataacattttggaaattttatgccttactatgctatgattttttatgccatttttttgtcttactatattttgacgtttttgacattttttgcagtactgtaatatgatgttttttgacattttttgcagtactattctatgacgttttttgacatttttatggcttactatactatgatgtttaatgccttactatactataacattttataccatagtatactataacgtttttttaaccattttttgcaatattatactatgactttttatgccttgctatattatgacgttttttgacttttttgccttattatactatggcttttatatgccttagtgtactatgacgttttttggacattttttagcttactatactataacattttataccatagtatactataacgttttttttaaacattttttgcaatattatactatgactttttatgccttataataatatgacgttttttgaaatttttatgctggactatactatgtcgttttttgtcatttttatgacttcttatgctatgacgttttttgcctttttttgccttactgtactattgcgtttttataccatactatactatgacgtttttttgacattttatgccttactatactatggggtttttatgccttactacactatgatgtttgttgacattttatgcaatactataccatggcgtttttatgacttacttgactatgatgttttttgcctttttcatgcctttaatatactatgacgtttttatgccttgcttaCTAGGGTTGAGGGTAGTACAGTGGTTCGTCAAGGGTTGCCTTTCATTCCAAGGGTTGTTGGTTCGAACCCTGTccctgtgtcatttttatgccatagtatagtataacatttttggcaatattatgccttactttgctatgatgtttttgacattttttgcaatactatactatgacgtttttatgccttgctatattatgaagttttttgacttttttgccttattatactatggcgtttatatgccttagtgtactatgacgttttttggacattttttggcttagtatactataacatttttggcaattttatgccttactatgctatgacgttttatgctgttttttttgccttactgtactatgacgtttttttttaccatttttttgcaatattatattctgacgtttttatgccttacaataatatgacattttttgccttactgtgcTATGATGTGttcataccatactatactataaggttttttgaaattttttgccttactaaactaggacgttttatgctgttttcatgacttactatactatgacctttgttgacttttttgccttactatactatggcatttttatgccttactatactatgaagttttttgacattttcataccttactatactatgacgtttttttgacattttttgcctcactGTTAAATGATGtctttgtgctttactatactctgatgtttgtaaaatttactataatattattttCTGACAGTCTTAAGggtagtgcagtggttagaaAGGTAGCCTTTCATGCCAAGGGTTGTTGGATCGAATCCTGTCGTCGGACATCTCATGTCGTGTTTGCATGTTATGTCTGTCCCTGGAGGATTCCCCTCTACATctgtagtatgacattttatgtcatagtttactataacatttttggcaatttaatgcctaattatactatgatgttttttgacattttttgcaatactaaactatgacgttttacgctttactatactatgacatttgtaaaaTTAACTATACTATTATCTCCTGACAGTGCTAGGCTAGTACAGTGGTTTGAAGGGTTGCCTTTCATTCCAAGGGTTGTTAGTTCGGATCCTGTCTGCGGTCATCTTGTGTGTGGTTTGCACATTATCTCCATCCATGAACGGTTACCCTCTACAAACTCCAGCTGTagtatcacattttatgccatagtatattataacattttttgcaattttatattttactatgctatgacgtttttttgacattttttgcctcactGTACAATGATGTCTTTGTGCTTCACCATACTCTGATGTTTGTaaaatttactataatattacattcTGACAGTCTAAAgggtagtacagtggttagaaaGGTAGCCTTTCATGCCAAGGGTTGTTGGATCGAATCCTGTCGCGGGACATCTCGTGTCGTGTTTGCACGTTATGTCTGTCCCTGGATGATTCCCCTCTACAAACTCAAttaatagtatgacattttatgtcaaagtttactataacatttttggcaatttaatgcctaattatactatgatgttttttgacattttttgcaatactaaactatgacgttttattctttactatactatgacatttgtaaaaTTAACTATACTATTATCTCCTGACAGTGCTAGGCTAGTACAGTGGTTTGAAGGGTTGCCTTTCATTCCAAGGGTTGTTAGTTCGGATCCTGTCTGCGGTCATCTTGTGTGTAGTTTGCACATTATCTCCATCCATGAACGGTTACCCTCTACAAACTCCAGctgtagtatgacattttatgccatagtatattataacattttttgcaattttatatcttactatgctatgacgtttttttgacattttttgcctccCTGTACAATGATGTCTTTGTGCTTCACCATACTCTGATGTTTGTaaaatttactataatattacattcTGACAGTCTAAAgggtagtacagtggttagaaaGGTAGCCTTTCATGCCAAGGGTTGTTGGATCGAATCCTGTCGCGGGACATCTCGTGTCGTGTTTGCACATTATGTCTGTCCCTGGATGATTCCCCTTTACAAACTCCATTAATagcatgacattttatgtcatagtttactataacatttttggcaatttaatgcctaattatactatgatgttttttgacattttttgcaatactaaactatgacgttttattctttactatactatgacatttgtaaaatttactatactattacctCTTGGCACGGTTCATGCTAGTACAGTGGTTTGAAGGGTTGCCTTTCATTCCAAGGGTTGTTAGTTCGAATCCTGTCTCTGGACATCTTGTGTGGAGTTTGCACATTATCTCCATCCATGAATGGTTAACCTCTACAAACTCCAGctgtagtatgacattttatgccatagtatattataacatttttggcaattttatgtcttactatgctatgacatttttttgaaattttttgccacactgtactatgatgtctttGTGCTTCACAATACCCTGATGTTTATaaaatttactataatattacttgCTGACAGGCTTGAGGGTAGTATAGTGTTTAGAAGGGTTGCCTTACATTCTAAGGGTTGTTGGTTCGAATCCCGTGTTGAGTTTGAACATTATGTCTGTCCCTGGCTGATTCCCTCTACAAACTCCATctgtagtatgacatttttggcaattTAATTCCtaattatactataatgtttactataatattaccAGCTAATAGGGTTGAgggtagtacagtggttagaagGGTTACCTTTCATTCCAAAGACTGTTGGTTCAAATCTATCTTGGGACAttttgtgtggagtttgcacATTATCTCGTCACTAAAtggtttcatgccttactatactatgacgttttttgacatttttatgccatactacactatgacgtttttttgacattttaaagccttactataccatgacattttatgacttactatactataacgttttttttccatttttatgccatgctatactatgacgttttttttggcatttttatgccttactatactatgacgttttttgccatttttatgccatactatactatgacgtttcatgccttactatactatgatgcttttggccatttttatgccttattatactatgacgttttttgacatttttatgccatactacactatgacgtttttttgacattttaaagccttactataccatgacattttatgacttactatactataacgttttttttccatttttatgccatactatactatgacgttttttttggcatttttatgccttactatactatgacgttttttgccatttttatgccatactatactatgacgtttcatgccttactatactatgatgcttttggccatttttatgccttattatactatgacgttttttaccatttttatgccatactatactatgacgttttttttgccatttttatgccttactatactatgacgttttatgccttaatatactatgaagttttttgacatttttatgccttactatactatgacattttatgccttaatatactatgaagttttttgacatttttatgccttactatactatgacgttttatgccttactatactatgaagttttttgacatttttatgccatactatactataacgtttttttgccatttttatgccttactatactatgacgtttcatgcattactataatatgacattttttgacatttttatgccttactatactatgacatttcatgccttactatactgtgatgcttttggccattttcatgccttactatactatgacgtttcatgcattactataatatgacgttttttgccatttttatgccttactatactatgacgttttatgcctcaatatactatgaagttttttgacatttttatgccttactatactatgacgtttttggatatttttatgccttattatactatgacgttttttgatgttttttcgccttactatactatgacatttcatgccttactatactatgatgttttttgccatttttatgccttactatactatgacgttttttgacatttttgtgcctttccatttttatgccttactatcctatgacgtttcatgcattactataatatgacgttttttgacatttttatgccttactatactatgacgtttcatgccttactatactatgatgatttttgccatttttatgccttactatactatgacgtttttttggcatttttatgccttacttactatgacattttatgccatagtatactatgacgttttttgatgttttttcgccttactatactatgacgtttcatgccttactatactatgatgctttttgccatttttatgccttactatactatgatgttttttgacatttttatggcttactatattatgacgtttcatgcactactataatatgatgttttttgccatttttatgccatactatactatgacgttttttgccatttttatgccttactatactattgcattttcttttcatttttatgccttgatatactatgacgttttttgccatttttgtgcctt from Seriola aureovittata isolate HTS-2021-v1 ecotype China chromosome 10, ASM2101889v1, whole genome shotgun sequence encodes:
- the kcng4a gene encoding potassium voltage-gated channel subfamily G member 4a, with amino-acid sequence MPIISNANHDFSNLSLSDDSSLDRIFTEIPETETIKGVYYQRAQFIRRPEDLVSVDHGMLAVINVGGNRYTFPWSTLEQFPLTRLGRLCGCRSPEDIARVCDDYDEARKEFFFDRSPSAFRVILNFLAAGKLRLLREMCVLSLHDELAYWGVEMAYMERCCKRKMYTRIEEVHEQERREEERRQRNAMQRVPVEETRYRKVMNWLRDMVENPQSGLPGKIFACLSVIMVAVTVVSLCISTMPDLREEEDRGECSSKCYNMFIIETVCVAWFSLEFILRFIQARSKLDFLRGPLNIIDAMAILPYYVSLVVKEEDPALEHERPGGGKGYLDKLGLVLRILRALRILYVMRLARHSLGLQTLGLTVRRSTREFGLLLLFLCVAVTLFSPLVHLAESELTGAHDFSSIPASYWWAIISMTTVGYGDMVPRSIPGQVVALSSILSGILIMAFPATSIFHMFSRSYQELKMEHDRLFKEECAAAAAAAATGELQEAGSEGGGFDSAPTGLGLRLDKDSVHSLESLALLGKGGEAAGNNNHSLPAAAF